The genomic window AACTGGGCCCGGTGCAGCGGCACCCGCCAGTGCTCGGCGTTCGGGATCATGTCGCACATGTAGAAGTAGTACGGAGTGACGCCCGCGTGGTCGGCGAGCGCGAAACACAGGTCGAGCAGGTCGTGCGCGCTGTCGTTGACCCCGCGCATCAGCACGCCCTGGTTGCGCACGTCGTGCAGGCCGGCGCCCAGCAGCGCCCACGCCGCCCGCGCCACGCCGGGCGTCACCTGCTGGGCCGCGTTGGCGTGGGTGTGCAGCGCGATCCGCACCCCCCGGGACCGGGCCTTCTGTGCGATCCGCCCGACGCCCTCCAGCACCGGACCGGAGTTCCAGTGCTGGGGCAGCCCGATCAGGCCCTTGCTGGCCAGCCGGATGTCCCGGATCGAGTCGATCTCCAACAGGCTGTCGATGAAGCGCTCCAGTCGCGGCCAGGGCATGTTGGCCAGGTCGCCACCGGAGACCACCACGTCCCGGATGCCGGGGGAGGTGCGCAGGTGGGCAAGGATGCGGTCGGCCCGGTCGACCGGCTTGAGCCGGAGCCTGTTCTTCGTGATCTGGGGCGTCGAGTTGCCCACCAGGTCCATGCGCGTGCAGTGCCCGCAGTACTGGGGGCAGGTCGACAGCAGCTCCGCCAGCACCTTCGTGGGGTAGCGGTGCGTCAGCCCCTCGACCACCCACATGTCCTGCTCGTGCAGGGAGTCCCGGCCGGCCATCGGGTGCGAGGGCCAGTGCGGGTGCCGGTCCGAGAACACCGGCAGCATGTAGCGGCGTACCGGGTCGTCGTGGAAGGCCTTGGTCAGCTCGCCCGGGCGGGCGGCTGTCACCTCGGGGGCCATGGTGTTGATCATCTGGGGCGGCAGCAGTACCGACATGGTGGCGCGGTGCAACCGGTCCCGCTCCCAGTCCTCGTAGAAGCTCTCGTCGAGCAGATCGCCCACGACGGCGCGCAGCCCCTTGGCGTCCTTCACGCAGTGCGCGCGCTGCCACTGGGGGTCCGCCCACTCGGCCTCGGTGATGTCGCGCCACCCGGGGAAGCGCCGCCAGTCCGGCTCCACGAGCGGACGGCTGCGGTACTCGTAGACGCCTTCCAGCGCTGCTGACTCCGTCTGGCTGCGTGCTGTGTCCACCAACCCGCCACCCGTTCCCGTCGGTTTCGGCCGTATCGCCTGACGACAACCGATCTTGCAGAGCGCTGGGGTTGTACACGAGGGGAGAGGGTTGTACGGGGTGCTGGGCCAGAGTGCCCATGTACAACTCATGGCGGCCCGGTGGGAATCGGAGCCGGTGGGCGGGGCGTTGGCGGGGTGGGCCGGCGGCGAGCCGAAATCGGCCGACCATCTCCGGAAGTGGCCGGAATCATGAGATGACGACTTGATCGGTATGTCAGTGGCATGTACCAATTTCTGAGAGATCAGGTGCGGAGGG from Streptomyces formicae includes these protein-coding regions:
- a CDS encoding KamA family radical SAM protein, whose protein sequence is MDTARSQTESAALEGVYEYRSRPLVEPDWRRFPGWRDITEAEWADPQWQRAHCVKDAKGLRAVVGDLLDESFYEDWERDRLHRATMSVLLPPQMINTMAPEVTAARPGELTKAFHDDPVRRYMLPVFSDRHPHWPSHPMAGRDSLHEQDMWVVEGLTHRYPTKVLAELLSTCPQYCGHCTRMDLVGNSTPQITKNRLRLKPVDRADRILAHLRTSPGIRDVVVSGGDLANMPWPRLERFIDSLLEIDSIRDIRLASKGLIGLPQHWNSGPVLEGVGRIAQKARSRGVRIALHTHANAAQQVTPGVARAAWALLGAGLHDVRNQGVLMRGVNDSAHDLLDLCFALADHAGVTPYYFYMCDMIPNAEHWRVPLHRAQLIQRQIMGYLPGFATPRIVCDVPLAGKRWVDQVDSYDRELGVSHWSKSYLTPLEAVDPDAHSGSYHYYDPIDTLPLAGQRWWRETRQGSRQG